In Phragmites australis chromosome 17, lpPhrAust1.1, whole genome shotgun sequence, the following are encoded in one genomic region:
- the LOC133897312 gene encoding bZIP transcription factor TRAB1-like → MEFTNGGSSSQRQPAAAEGAPLARQGSVYSLTFDEFQSTLGGVAGGGGVGVGKDFGSMNMDELLRSIWTAEETQAMASASAAGVGAVAGAGAPPAPLQRQGSSLTLPRALSSKTVDEVWRNLVRDDPPEGADGGGQQPQRQSTLGEMTLEEFLVRAGVVWENPAPAPARKSAAFFGNFPGADDAAAAAALGFAPVGMGNLALGNGLIPRAAGMGGTAMAVQTAVNQLDSGGKGNSDLSSPTEPLPYSFEGMIRGRRNGGGVEKVVERRHRRMIKNRESAARSRARKQAYTMELEAEVQKLKELNKELERKQAEMKETQNEVPEMLKHPFGRKKRLCLRRTLTGPW, encoded by the exons atggAGTTCACGAACGGCGGGTCGTCGTCGCAGCGCCagcccgcggcggcggagggggcgcCGCTGGCGAGGCAGGGGTCGGTCTACTCGCTGACGTTCGACGAGTTCCAGAGCACGCTCGGCggggtcgccggcggcggcggcgttggcgTCGGGAAGGACTTCGGCTCTATGAACATGGACGAACTGCTCCGGAGCATCTGGACCGCGGAGGAGACCCAGGCCAtggcctccgcctccgccgcgggcGTGGGTGCGGTCGCGGGTGCGGgggcgccgcccgcgccgctgCAGCGCCAGGGCTCGTCTCTCACGCTGCCCCGCGCGCTCAGCTCCAAGACGGTCGACGAGGTGTGGCGCAACCTCGTGCGCGACGATCCGCCGGAGGGGGCGGACGGCGGCGGCCAGCAGCCCCAGCGACAGTCGACGCTCGGGGAGATGACTCTGGAGGAGTTCTTGGTCAGAGCCGGCGTGGTCTGGGAGAACCCCGCCCCTGCGCCGGCCCGTAAAAGCGCTGCCTTCTTCGGGAACTTCCCGGGTGCCGACGACGCTGCGGCTGCGGCAGCGCTGGGGTTTGCGCCGGTTGGCATGGGGAATCTGGCCCTGGGCAATGGGCTGATACCCAGGGCAGCGGGCATGGGGGGCACCGCCATGGCTGTGCAAACAGCGGTGAACCAGCTTGATTCTGGTGGGAAGGGGAACAGCGACCTGTCGTCGCCGACGGAGCCGCTACCGTATTCCTTTGAGGGGATGATTAGGGGGAGAAGGAATGGCGGCGGAGTGGAGAAAGTGGTGGAGAGGAGGCATAGGAGGATGATTAAGAACAGGGAGTCCGCGGCGAGGTCCCGGGCGCGCAAACAG GCTTATACGATGGAATTGGAAGCTGAAGTTCAGAAACTCAAGGAGCTGAATAAGGAACTGGAGAGGAAACAG GCAGAGATGAAGGAAACGCAGAACGAG GTACCAGAAATGTTGAAGCACCCATTCGGCCGGAAGAAACGGCTGTGCTTGCGAAGAACATTGACTGGCCCGTGGTGA